Proteins encoded within one genomic window of Paraburkholderia sp. HP33-1:
- a CDS encoding methyl-accepting chemotaxis protein gives MKNLKIGSRLAVAFGLVILLLIGVSAVAMIQLSASKQRIEQLVQETYVKSEFAHEIKDHANLAARNLRNALLTGSADEARTYLEKIAESRSSNTALAEKLSALIHSERGRQLFDDLKGKQAGFVAARAKVVDLIGQGRKDEARDSMFGELRTEQDAYFNALDELVKFQSDLMTQSGEEAASAARTAELMIAALAAAAIALAVAGGWLITRSVARPAREAVDSANRVARGDLTSRIEVKTNDEMGQLMRALQTMNGSLVRMIGDVRNSIEAIGAAAEQISSENTALAGRTEEQAASLEQTAASMTQLTETVKQNTDNAHQANLLAIDASNIADTGHAAMQGMVETIGRVNDSATKISEITGLIEGIAFQTNILALNAAVEAARAGEQGRGFAVVASEVRTLAQRSSAAAKEIKELIETSVGMIQDGSRQAGEVVATVEQIKQAVKNVSSVVAEISAASEQQTAGIEQVHSAISQMDRVTQQNAALVEESAAAARSLEVQAVELRGAVSVFKVDDTDASVSRMVAQESRPRMPARKSASTHTIAKTAARSSGATTGAAIVASKAAAAETWATF, from the coding sequence ATGAAAAACCTGAAAATTGGTTCCCGTCTTGCCGTCGCATTCGGCTTGGTAATCCTTCTGTTAATCGGAGTCTCCGCGGTCGCGATGATTCAATTGAGCGCCTCGAAACAGCGTATCGAGCAACTGGTACAAGAGACGTATGTGAAGTCGGAGTTCGCTCACGAAATAAAGGACCATGCGAATCTTGCCGCGCGAAACCTACGCAATGCACTGCTCACCGGTAGCGCTGACGAGGCCAGGACGTACCTGGAAAAAATCGCAGAGTCGCGCAGCAGTAATACGGCGCTGGCAGAAAAGCTCAGCGCCCTCATCCATTCTGAACGGGGACGGCAGCTCTTTGACGACCTGAAAGGGAAGCAAGCCGGGTTTGTCGCTGCACGCGCGAAAGTCGTTGACCTGATTGGACAGGGTCGCAAGGACGAAGCGCGTGACTCAATGTTCGGCGAACTGCGCACGGAGCAGGATGCCTATTTCAACGCGCTGGATGAGCTGGTGAAATTTCAGTCCGACCTGATGACGCAAAGCGGCGAGGAAGCCGCATCCGCCGCGCGTACCGCAGAGCTGATGATCGCAGCACTGGCCGCGGCGGCGATCGCGCTTGCTGTCGCCGGAGGATGGTTGATTACCCGCTCGGTCGCCAGGCCGGCGCGAGAGGCCGTCGACTCGGCCAACCGCGTCGCGCGAGGTGACCTGACGTCGCGCATCGAGGTGAAGACAAACGACGAAATGGGTCAACTGATGCGCGCGTTGCAGACGATGAACGGGAGTCTCGTGCGAATGATCGGTGACGTGAGAAACAGCATCGAGGCGATCGGCGCGGCAGCGGAGCAAATTTCGTCGGAAAATACTGCGCTGGCCGGCAGAACGGAAGAGCAAGCCGCCTCTCTCGAGCAGACCGCTGCGAGCATGACGCAGTTGACCGAAACGGTGAAGCAGAATACCGACAACGCCCATCAGGCCAATCTGCTCGCGATAGACGCCAGCAATATCGCCGACACGGGCCACGCGGCGATGCAGGGGATGGTCGAGACGATAGGCCGGGTCAACGACAGTGCGACCAAGATCTCGGAAATCACCGGACTCATCGAAGGCATCGCGTTTCAGACCAACATTCTCGCGTTGAACGCGGCAGTAGAAGCAGCGCGTGCCGGGGAGCAGGGTCGAGGGTTCGCCGTGGTCGCGAGCGAAGTGCGCACACTCGCGCAGCGCTCGTCGGCAGCGGCCAAGGAAATCAAGGAGTTGATCGAAACGTCGGTAGGGATGATTCAGGACGGCTCGCGGCAGGCTGGCGAGGTCGTCGCTACCGTTGAGCAGATCAAGCAGGCGGTCAAAAACGTGTCGTCCGTCGTGGCGGAAATATCGGCTGCATCCGAGCAGCAAACCGCAGGCATCGAGCAGGTCCATTCCGCCATCAGCCAGATGGATCGGGTGACCCAGCAAAACGCCGCTTTGGTCGAAGAATCGGCCGCGGCGGCCCGCTCGCTCGAAGTGCAGGCCGTCGAACTACGCGGTGCCGTCTCCGTGTTCAAGGTCGACGACACGGATGCTTCCGTGTCGCGAATGGTCGCTCAGGAGAGCAGGCCGCGCATGCCCGCGCGGAAGTCGGCCAGTACCCACACGATAGCGAAAACAGCCGCGCGATCGTCCGGCGCCACGACCGGCGCCGCCATCGTCGCGTCGAAGGCCGCGGCTGCCGAAACGTGGGCGACGTTCTGA
- a CDS encoding ferredoxin reductase family protein yields the protein MRKIKWTLWLTLAVVTLAWLASDNPLPRPVTVFSLRQVWTQYTGLMAIAAMSVALVLANRPRWLEKPLGGLDKMYRLHKWLGIAGLTFAVLHWLLVKGVQWAVGWGWLARPSRGPRPPVTSAVQQFPRDYQGLAETVGEYAFYAAVVLIVLALIRQFPYRWFAKTHNWLAVLYLPLAFHTVMLLRFGYWRAPAGVLVVVLLAAGIVSVVRVLAGHVGAQRKVEGRIASLTWYPELRVLQTAIDLQHGWPGHASGQFAFVTSDRSEGAHPYTIASAWDPRAPQVVFFTKELGDHTSMLKDRLKGACR from the coding sequence ATGCGAAAGATCAAGTGGACGTTGTGGTTGACGCTGGCCGTCGTCACGCTTGCATGGCTCGCGTCGGACAATCCGCTTCCGCGTCCGGTTACGGTGTTCTCGTTGCGACAGGTCTGGACGCAATACACCGGGCTGATGGCGATCGCGGCAATGAGCGTCGCGCTAGTGCTGGCGAACCGTCCGCGCTGGCTGGAAAAGCCGCTCGGGGGCCTCGACAAGATGTACCGTCTGCACAAGTGGCTCGGCATCGCCGGGCTGACGTTCGCGGTGCTGCACTGGCTGCTCGTCAAGGGCGTCCAGTGGGCGGTCGGCTGGGGCTGGCTCGCGCGTCCGTCTCGCGGGCCGCGGCCTCCGGTCACTTCGGCCGTGCAGCAGTTCCCGCGCGACTATCAGGGGCTCGCCGAAACCGTCGGCGAATATGCATTCTATGCGGCGGTCGTGCTGATCGTGCTCGCACTGATCCGGCAGTTCCCGTATCGATGGTTCGCGAAGACCCACAACTGGCTCGCCGTGCTGTACCTGCCCCTTGCGTTCCACACGGTCATGCTGCTGCGCTTCGGCTACTGGCGCGCGCCGGCCGGCGTCCTGGTCGTGGTGCTGCTCGCGGCCGGTATTGTGTCGGTCGTACGCGTGCTAGCCGGGCACGTCGGTGCGCAGCGCAAGGTCGAAGGACGCATCGCGTCGCTCACCTGGTATCCGGAGCTGCGCGTGCTGCAGACGGCCATTGATCTGCAGCACGGCTGGCCGGGGCATGCGTCGGGGCAGTTCGCGTTCGTCACGTCGGACCGCAGCGAAGGCGCACATCCTTATACGATCGCGTCCGCGTGGGACCCACGCGCACCGCAGGTGGTGTTCTTCACGAAGGAACTCGGCGACCACACGAGCATGCTCAAGGACCGCCTGAAGGGGGCATGCCGGTGA
- a CDS encoding type IV pili methyl-accepting chemotaxis transducer N-terminal domain-containing protein has protein sequence MMNKRELTDTVSGEIVGELINLAGRQRMLSQRIVLHVLLSVRGEAAALAVARTCLATFAQAHAQLVDGDDRLPGAFSKELHDLYFGSQRADERIRGFMRVAADAIEALERNSEPVCVRRDAAIGRLTAEASPLLELLQAITQAYQDEMQSVEEAARRRQMAVAHEVAAISMRANIVALNARVAAARAGQFGREFAVITAELAHVIGEMDSLVQSVVGARGGADSTERAAVALRPGRINRAASPRMHSHYTG, from the coding sequence ATGATGAACAAGCGGGAACTTACAGATACGGTATCCGGGGAAATCGTTGGCGAACTCATCAACCTCGCGGGGCGGCAGCGCATGCTCTCGCAGCGCATCGTGCTACACGTTCTGCTGAGCGTACGCGGCGAAGCGGCGGCGCTTGCCGTCGCACGCACGTGCCTCGCGACGTTCGCACAAGCGCACGCCCAGTTAGTCGACGGCGACGATCGTTTGCCCGGCGCATTCTCGAAGGAGCTCCATGACCTCTATTTTGGCTCGCAGAGGGCGGACGAGCGCATTCGTGGCTTTATGAGAGTCGCAGCGGACGCCATCGAAGCGCTCGAACGGAATTCCGAGCCGGTTTGCGTACGCCGCGACGCAGCTATTGGCCGGCTCACCGCCGAAGCCTCTCCGCTGCTGGAACTACTACAGGCCATTACGCAGGCGTATCAGGACGAAATGCAGAGTGTCGAGGAGGCTGCACGCCGGCGGCAGATGGCCGTCGCCCATGAAGTGGCAGCGATCTCGATGCGTGCCAATATCGTCGCGCTGAATGCGCGTGTTGCTGCGGCGCGTGCTGGACAGTTCGGACGCGAATTCGCCGTGATTACAGCCGAACTGGCCCACGTGATCGGTGAAATGGACAGCCTGGTGCAGAGCGTCGTCGGCGCGCGCGGAGGTGCGGATAGCACCGAACGCGCGGCGGTAGCGCTTCGCCCCGGGCGAATCAACCGAGCGGCAAGTCCCCGGATGCATAGCCATTACACGGGTTGA
- a CDS encoding type II toxin-antitoxin system RelE/ParE family toxin, giving the protein MIFFCQFGVCGSGGANTLMNWRIPFAPEALAHLQAFEQRIAQAGERYADTIFDYCVKLRTFAACDVARDDLLPELRITHFRKWDIIAYRPESEVVSIVGVLRAISMTDTFP; this is encoded by the coding sequence ATGATCTTCTTCTGTCAGTTTGGCGTCTGCGGATCCGGCGGCGCCAACACGTTAATGAATTGGCGCATCCCGTTTGCTCCGGAAGCGCTGGCGCACCTCCAGGCATTCGAACAACGTATTGCACAGGCCGGCGAACGATACGCCGACACAATCTTCGACTATTGCGTGAAGTTGCGGACGTTCGCAGCCTGCGATGTTGCTCGCGATGATCTGTTACCTGAACTGCGGATTACGCATTTCCGCAAGTGGGACATCATCGCGTACCGACCGGAGAGCGAAGTCGTTTCTATCGTTGGCGTTTTACGCGCTATCTCGATGACGGACACGTTCCCATAG
- a CDS encoding patatin-like phospholipase family protein encodes MPKHNAPQIGLALQGGGAHAAFTWGVLDRLLDEVEQDRLVITSISGTSGGALNGAACAYGLDRSVDDARKALEQLWTLVGGCSYWHPFYNFPTDFLGAPFRWNVDLNPFVIGQGMLQQISSPYATPWLKNPLTSIVEQVIPDFSVIKRHEHGAPELYVAATNVNLTALRIFKPEEIDARVLTASTCLPTIFEAVEIDDEFYWDGGYMANPALDPLVDSTSDILSVLIDPLFREQDPPQFPRQIVNRINELSFGASWVSEVRQIELINALSDENPGLLHRGKPYTRKRFHAIRSDRFMSQIGAASKGTPSIEFFRALRDTGRHAADSWVRDCLPQVGKHSTFNLDELVNARLKGTSSAMRTVRRLGAQ; translated from the coding sequence ATGCCAAAGCACAATGCACCGCAGATTGGGCTCGCGCTTCAGGGTGGCGGCGCGCATGCAGCGTTTACCTGGGGCGTGCTCGATCGCCTGCTCGACGAAGTCGAGCAGGACAGGCTCGTCATCACGTCCATCAGCGGCACGAGCGGCGGCGCGTTGAATGGCGCCGCGTGTGCATATGGGCTGGACAGAAGTGTCGACGACGCAAGGAAAGCGCTGGAGCAACTTTGGACACTCGTCGGCGGCTGCTCTTACTGGCACCCGTTCTACAACTTCCCCACGGATTTCCTGGGGGCGCCGTTTCGCTGGAATGTGGACCTGAATCCGTTCGTAATTGGACAAGGCATGTTGCAGCAGATCAGCTCGCCATACGCGACGCCGTGGCTGAAAAATCCTCTCACGTCCATCGTGGAGCAGGTCATCCCCGACTTCTCCGTGATCAAGCGGCACGAACACGGCGCACCGGAACTCTATGTCGCAGCGACAAACGTCAACCTCACCGCGCTGCGGATCTTCAAGCCCGAGGAAATCGACGCGCGAGTTCTGACTGCGTCGACCTGTCTGCCGACGATTTTCGAGGCGGTTGAAATCGACGACGAGTTCTACTGGGACGGGGGCTACATGGCGAATCCCGCGCTTGACCCGCTCGTCGATTCGACGAGCGATATCCTCAGCGTGCTCATTGATCCATTGTTTCGCGAGCAGGATCCGCCGCAATTTCCCCGGCAGATCGTCAATCGCATCAATGAGTTGAGCTTTGGCGCATCGTGGGTATCGGAGGTGCGTCAGATCGAATTGATCAATGCGCTCAGCGACGAAAACCCGGGCTTGCTTCATCGTGGCAAGCCCTATACACGCAAGCGTTTTCACGCGATCCGATCCGACAGATTCATGAGCCAGATTGGTGCGGCTTCGAAGGGCACCCCTTCAATTGAATTTTTCCGTGCCTTGCGGGACACCGGGCGCCACGCGGCAGATTCGTGGGTGCGTGACTGCCTTCCCCAGGTCGGCAAGCACTCGACATTCAATCTCGACGAACTCGTCAATGCCCGCCTGAAAGGGACGTCCTCGGCAATGCGGACAGTGCGCCGGCTTGGCGCGCAGTGA
- a CDS encoding autotransporter outer membrane beta-barrel domain-containing protein: MGYSGGGGGGGGGAGVTVTAAGETLIVSPFSSVTGGNGGQGGDSFNGLWTGGGGGGGGDGIDVIGSAGTTIYNEGTITGGSGGSAVRGGGAGAGGAGISGANLAITNFGTIAGGLAGNSGAQADAIYFTGGVNTLTLETGSTTSGAIELGTGGVSATISAANTGITLGSNIQLDDANAALAIRNDNNLNVSGIISGSGSVTVSGTGTLTLSGVNSYSGETTISSGTLALSGAGSIALSSDVLDNGTLDISGTNSGASVQNLSGSGTVALGSQTLTLTNASGTFSGAFTGTGSLIKEGTGTLILDGNSASFAGTTEIAAGLLEVGDIDNSQAVLGGNVTVDADGTLRGHGTVTGDVSNSGTVAPGGSVGTLTIGGNYTQASNATLSIEVSPTAASKLVVNGSATLNGVLAITYDPGTYSPGSKYTLVSASNGISGEFSSVTTTGTASTNAAYVASLSSSVDYSGNAVELTLSGVIDPVGTSIYTALGTSAILGAQSQNAALLDRLGSASGVTPAPAGWITATGSQTKVGGTNGAPDFRSNRYGFLAGLERRYGDYIGGVAVGYDHTDINEAVTGDSGTTDTLRAALYGARNVGPVSLAATAGAGLDFLTQKRPFGTTGTAEGDHMGQELNVGGQASLPMSFGSVTVTPRVGLRYAYFHANGFDESGAAGQDLNVGTDNVHSLQPYVGVTLDKVFGDAIRPVNAQLRLGYAHELLDANRALSVASQDGTVFTAPGTSLPRGYLTAGASVTLHPLKHLDVSLSYDTLINTTHASAQQGNIRIGYQF; encoded by the coding sequence TTGGGCTACTCCGGCGGGGGCGGCGGTGGTGGCGGTGGCGCGGGCGTAACCGTTACCGCCGCCGGTGAAACCCTGATCGTTTCGCCGTTCAGCTCCGTTACCGGCGGAAACGGCGGCCAAGGCGGCGATTCTTTTAATGGATTGTGGACGGGCGGCGGTGGTGGTGGCGGTGGTGACGGAATAGACGTCATTGGCTCGGCGGGTACGACAATCTACAACGAGGGCACCATTACTGGCGGATCGGGGGGCTCGGCGGTCCGTGGTGGCGGCGCGGGGGCGGGTGGCGCAGGCATCAGTGGGGCGAATCTCGCGATCACGAACTTCGGCACCATCGCCGGTGGCTTGGCAGGCAACAGCGGGGCGCAAGCCGATGCGATTTATTTCACCGGTGGCGTCAACACGCTCACCCTGGAAACGGGCTCGACCACGAGCGGTGCCATCGAATTGGGCACGGGCGGTGTTAGCGCGACGATCAGTGCGGCGAATACCGGCATCACGTTGGGCAGCAACATCCAGCTCGACGACGCAAATGCGGCGCTGGCAATCCGCAATGACAACAACCTCAACGTCAGTGGAATCATCTCCGGCTCGGGCAGCGTAACGGTGTCAGGCACCGGCACACTGACACTGTCCGGCGTGAACTCCTATTCGGGCGAGACGACGATCAGCAGCGGCACGCTGGCGCTGTCGGGGGCCGGCAGCATCGCACTATCGAGTGACGTCCTCGACAACGGCACGCTCGATATCTCCGGCACCAACTCGGGGGCATCGGTCCAGAACCTGTCCGGTAGCGGTACGGTTGCGCTCGGCAGCCAGACGCTGACACTCACGAATGCGAGCGGCACATTCAGCGGCGCATTCACGGGCACGGGCAGCCTGATCAAAGAGGGTACGGGGACGCTGATCCTCGACGGCAACAGCGCTTCGTTCGCGGGCACCACGGAGATCGCGGCGGGTCTGCTCGAAGTGGGCGACATCGACAATTCACAGGCCGTGCTCGGCGGCAACGTCACGGTCGATGCGGACGGCACGCTGCGCGGCCATGGCACCGTAACCGGCGACGTCAGCAACAGCGGCACGGTGGCCCCAGGCGGCTCCGTCGGCACGCTGACCATCGGCGGCAACTATACGCAGGCGAGCAACGCGACATTGTCCATCGAAGTCAGTCCCACCGCTGCCTCCAAACTGGTGGTCAACGGCAGCGCAACGCTGAACGGCGTGCTCGCGATCACCTACGATCCGGGCACGTATTCGCCGGGGTCAAAGTACACGCTGGTGTCGGCGTCGAACGGCATCAGCGGCGAATTCAGCAGCGTCACGACCACGGGCACCGCGAGCACGAACGCGGCTTACGTCGCCTCGCTGTCGTCCTCCGTCGACTACAGCGGGAATGCCGTTGAACTCACGCTGTCCGGCGTGATCGACCCGGTCGGCACCAGCATCTACACGGCGCTGGGCACCTCGGCGATCCTCGGGGCACAGTCGCAGAACGCCGCGCTGCTCGATCGGCTCGGATCGGCATCGGGCGTGACTCCAGCCCCCGCGGGCTGGATCACCGCCACGGGCAGCCAGACGAAGGTGGGCGGCACGAACGGCGCACCGGATTTCCGGAGCAACCGCTACGGGTTCCTTGCCGGTCTCGAGCGCAGGTATGGCGACTACATCGGGGGTGTGGCGGTCGGCTACGATCACACCGACATCAACGAAGCGGTGACGGGCGACTCAGGTACCACCGACACGCTGCGCGCAGCGCTGTACGGCGCACGCAATGTGGGGCCGGTGAGTCTTGCGGCTACCGCCGGCGCGGGGCTCGACTTCCTTACGCAAAAGCGTCCGTTTGGCACCACCGGAACGGCCGAAGGCGACCACATGGGTCAGGAGCTGAACGTGGGCGGCCAGGCCAGTTTGCCGATGAGCTTCGGCAGCGTCACGGTGACGCCGCGCGTCGGGTTGCGCTATGCGTACTTCCATGCGAACGGTTTCGATGAAAGCGGCGCGGCGGGGCAGGACCTGAACGTCGGTACGGATAACGTGCACAGCCTGCAACCGTATGTGGGCGTGACACTCGACAAGGTGTTCGGCGATGCCATCCGGCCTGTCAATGCGCAACTGCGTCTCGGCTACGCGCACGAGCTGCTCGATGCGAACCGTGCGCTCAGCGTCGCGTCGCAGGACGGAACGGTGTTTACCGCGCCGGGCACGAGCCTGCCGCGCGGGTATCTGACGGCAGGCGCAAGCGTGACGCTGCATCCGCTGAAGCATCTCGATGTTTCGCTGAGCTACGACACGCTGATCAACACCACGCATGCCTCCGCGCAGCAGGGCAACATTCGCATCGGATATCAGTTCTGA
- a CDS encoding helix-turn-helix domain-containing protein yields MKHPTQHSIPVFMLYGEGPDWSTLDLLHCESIPERSRVHDWEIRRHTHADLAQLLYVQKGVAEIEIEGEKTRIDTPSVQVVPPMCVHGFQFSPEVDGYVITIAAPLVNWLQQQIDAPRSVLEHPACYSVGEDLPYLNTLCSRLNQEYGLPAPSRDLMLRSLVSALVVWVSRQGQQGEERGESQDRGHAHLKAFSDLIEQHYREHLPISRYAEHLRVTPVYLNMVCQRIAGKSALALVHQRLLLEAKRSLTYTSLNINQVSDFLGFTEPAYFTRFFKRFTGVTPNAFRKRK; encoded by the coding sequence ATGAAGCACCCGACGCAGCACAGCATCCCCGTCTTCATGTTATACGGGGAAGGGCCTGACTGGAGCACACTTGACTTGCTGCACTGCGAGTCAATCCCCGAGCGAAGCAGAGTGCACGACTGGGAAATCCGGCGGCACACGCACGCGGATCTCGCGCAACTCCTGTACGTCCAGAAAGGCGTCGCTGAGATCGAAATCGAGGGAGAAAAGACGCGCATAGACACGCCATCGGTCCAGGTCGTGCCGCCTATGTGCGTGCATGGCTTCCAGTTCTCGCCGGAAGTCGACGGATACGTGATCACGATCGCCGCGCCCCTGGTGAACTGGCTCCAGCAGCAAATCGATGCGCCTCGCAGCGTTCTCGAGCACCCGGCCTGTTATTCAGTCGGCGAGGACCTTCCGTACCTGAACACCCTGTGCAGCAGGTTGAACCAGGAGTATGGCCTGCCTGCACCTTCAAGGGACCTGATGCTTCGCTCGCTTGTGAGTGCGCTCGTCGTATGGGTCAGTCGTCAGGGTCAACAAGGCGAGGAAAGGGGCGAATCTCAGGATCGTGGTCACGCCCATCTGAAGGCCTTTTCTGACTTGATCGAACAACATTACCGGGAACATCTTCCAATCAGCCGCTACGCCGAACATCTGCGCGTGACACCGGTGTACCTGAATATGGTTTGCCAGCGAATCGCAGGCAAGAGCGCCCTCGCGCTCGTACATCAGAGATTGTTGCTCGAGGCGAAGCGCAGTCTCACCTACACCTCGCTCAATATCAATCAGGTATCCGATTTTTTGGGCTTCACGGAGCCGGCGTATTTCACAAGGTTCTTCAAGAGATTCACTGGCGTTACGCCCAACGCTTTTCGCAAGCGAAAATGA
- the pobA gene encoding 4-hydroxybenzoate 3-monooxygenase yields MKTKVAIIGAGPSGLLLGQLLHKAGIDNVILERQTGEYVLGRIRAGVLEQGMVDLMREAGVSERMDAEGLVHDGIELVFGGRRDRIDLKKLTGGSTVLVYGQTEVTRDLMAAREASGATTIYEAANVQLHDVKGEAPYVTFEKNGETLRLDCDYIAGCDGFHGVSRKTIPSEVLTHYERVYPFGWLGLLSDTPPVNHELIYAHHERGFVLCSQRSTTRSRYYLQVPLTEKVEDWSDERFWEELKVRLPQDVAQKVVTGPSLEKSIAPLRSYVVEPMQYGKLFLVGDAAHIVPPTGAKGLNLAASDVSTLYRILTRVYRDGRTDLLEKYSPIALRRVWKAERFSWFMTNLLHEFSDRDAFDKRMQRTDYDYYTTSEAGLKTIAENYVGLPYEPIE; encoded by the coding sequence ATGAAGACGAAGGTAGCGATCATCGGCGCCGGGCCGTCCGGCCTGCTTTTGGGGCAGTTGCTGCACAAGGCGGGCATCGACAACGTCATACTTGAACGCCAGACCGGCGAATACGTGCTCGGCCGAATCCGGGCAGGCGTGCTCGAGCAGGGCATGGTCGACCTGATGCGCGAAGCGGGCGTGAGCGAGCGTATGGATGCCGAAGGGCTGGTTCACGACGGTATCGAACTCGTTTTCGGTGGGCGGCGTGACCGGATCGACCTGAAGAAGCTCACAGGTGGCTCGACGGTGCTGGTCTACGGCCAGACCGAAGTCACGCGCGACTTGATGGCGGCGCGCGAAGCCAGCGGCGCAACCACGATTTACGAAGCGGCCAACGTTCAGTTGCACGACGTGAAAGGCGAAGCACCCTACGTCACGTTCGAAAAGAACGGCGAAACACTCCGTCTGGATTGCGATTACATCGCGGGCTGCGATGGCTTTCATGGCGTTTCGCGCAAGACGATCCCCTCGGAAGTGCTCACGCACTACGAGCGCGTCTATCCGTTTGGCTGGCTCGGCCTGCTGTCCGACACTCCGCCCGTCAATCATGAACTGATCTATGCGCATCACGAACGGGGTTTCGTGCTCTGTAGCCAACGTTCGACGACTCGCAGCCGTTACTACCTGCAAGTGCCCCTGACCGAGAAGGTCGAGGACTGGTCCGACGAGCGCTTCTGGGAGGAGTTGAAGGTACGCCTGCCGCAGGACGTGGCGCAGAAGGTCGTCACGGGTCCCTCGCTCGAGAAGAGCATCGCGCCGCTGCGCAGTTACGTCGTTGAGCCGATGCAGTACGGCAAGCTGTTTCTCGTTGGCGACGCGGCGCATATCGTGCCGCCGACCGGCGCGAAAGGCCTGAATCTCGCTGCGAGCGACGTGAGCACGCTGTATCGAATCCTAACTCGCGTCTACCGCGACGGCCGTACCGATCTACTGGAAAAGTATTCGCCGATCGCTTTGCGCCGGGTGTGGAAGGCGGAGCGCTTCTCATGGTTCATGACGAATCTCCTGCACGAGTTCTCGGACCGCGACGCCTTCGACAAACGCATGCAGCGTACCGACTACGATTACTACACGACTTCTGAAGCCGGGCTCAAGACGATCGCGGAAAACTACGTTGGCTTGCCGTACGAGCCCATCGAGTGA